Proteins from a genomic interval of Providencia stuartii:
- the suhB gene encoding inositol-1-monophosphatase encodes MHPMLNIAIRAARKAGNHIAKSYETPDNVQISQKGSNDFVTNVDREAEHFIIEIIRKSYPEHTIITEESGELLGKEDDIQWVIDPLDGTTNFTKRFPHFSVSIAVRVKGRTEVAVVYDPMRNELFSAVRGQGAQLNGYRLRGADARELDGAIVATGFPFKQKQHSVVFMNIMSKMFDSCADFRRTGSAALDLCYVAAGRVDAYYEIGLKPWDFLGGELIMREAGGIMTDFVGNHNYLASGNIVAGSPRIVKDILSVMREELSEALKR; translated from the coding sequence ATGCATCCGATGCTTAATATCGCCATACGTGCAGCACGTAAGGCTGGTAATCATATAGCTAAAAGCTATGAAACGCCTGACAATGTCCAGATTTCACAAAAAGGTTCCAATGACTTCGTTACCAATGTCGATCGTGAAGCTGAACATTTCATTATCGAGATCATCCGTAAATCATACCCAGAGCACACCATCATTACTGAAGAGAGTGGTGAATTACTCGGTAAAGAAGATGATATTCAATGGGTAATTGATCCACTGGATGGTACGACAAACTTCACCAAACGCTTCCCACATTTTTCTGTATCTATCGCTGTTCGTGTTAAAGGCCGTACTGAAGTTGCAGTGGTTTACGATCCAATGCGTAATGAGTTATTTAGCGCTGTTCGTGGCCAAGGTGCACAATTAAACGGTTATCGTCTGCGTGGTGCTGATGCTCGCGAATTAGATGGGGCAATCGTTGCTACTGGTTTCCCTTTCAAACAAAAACAACATTCCGTTGTGTTCATGAATATCATGAGCAAAATGTTTGATAGCTGTGCTGACTTCCGCCGTACAGGTTCAGCAGCCTTAGACTTATGCTATGTCGCCGCTGGCCGTGTTGATGCCTACTATGAAATTGGTTTGAAACCTTGGGATTTCTTGGGTGGTGAGCTAATTATGCGTGAAGCAGGCGGCATCATGACTGACTTCGTAGGTAACCATAACTATTTAGCTTCAGGTAACATTGTTGCGGGTAGCCCACGCATCGTGAAAGATATTTTGTCTGTTATGCGTGAAGAGCTGTCAGAAGCATTAAAACGTTGA
- the trmJ gene encoding tRNA (cytosine(32)/uridine(32)-2'-O)-methyltransferase TrmJ translates to MLDNIRIILVETSHTGNMGSTARAMKTMGLSNLYLVNPQVQPDSHAIALSAGASDVIGQATIVNSLDEALEGCQLVIGTSARSRTLSWPMVAPRECGEKSVEQAKTAPVAIIFGRERIGLTNEELQKCQYHLYIPTNPEYGSLNLAMAVQLVSYEIRMAYLALDEKNAVNSDSSEVEYPPAQDIERFYVHLESVLNESGFIRKAHPGLIMNKLRRLFTRAHIETQELHILRGILTSMEKWAKK, encoded by the coding sequence ATGTTAGACAATATCCGCATTATTCTTGTTGAGACCTCACACACAGGCAATATGGGCTCTACAGCCCGCGCTATGAAAACGATGGGGTTATCCAATCTTTATCTTGTTAATCCTCAAGTACAACCTGATTCACATGCCATTGCGCTCTCTGCGGGGGCCAGTGATGTCATTGGCCAGGCAACAATTGTCAATTCGTTAGATGAAGCATTAGAAGGGTGTCAGTTAGTGATTGGCACTAGTGCACGCTCACGGACACTCTCTTGGCCGATGGTTGCGCCACGTGAATGTGGAGAAAAATCAGTTGAGCAAGCGAAAACGGCGCCTGTTGCCATTATTTTTGGTCGTGAGCGTATCGGGTTGACCAATGAAGAATTGCAGAAATGTCAGTACCATCTCTATATTCCAACCAACCCCGAATACGGTTCTCTCAATCTGGCGATGGCAGTGCAGTTAGTCAGTTATGAAATTAGAATGGCATATTTAGCCTTAGATGAAAAAAATGCGGTTAACTCAGATTCGTCTGAGGTAGAATATCCCCCTGCACAAGATATAGAACGTTTTTATGTGCATCTTGAAAGCGTATTGAATGAGTCTGGGTTCATTCGTAAGGCACATCCGGGATTAATTATGAATAAATTAAGACGGTTATTTACCCGTGCTCATATTGAAACCCAAGAGCTACATATTTTACGTGGTATCCTGACGTCGATGGAAAAATGGGCTAAAAAATGA
- the iscR gene encoding Fe-S cluster assembly transcriptional regulator IscR — protein MRLTSKGRYAVTAMLDVALHSQTGPVPLADISERQGISLSYLEQLFARLRKNELVSSVRGPGGGYLLGRDADQIFVAQVIAAVDESVDATRCQGNKEGCQNGDRCLTHALWRDLSDRITSFLSSISLDELVKNQEVMDVADRQDNEKRRATLGGLSPETIINVRA, from the coding sequence ATGAGACTCACTTCCAAAGGACGTTATGCAGTAACGGCGATGCTAGATGTCGCATTACACTCTCAGACAGGGCCTGTGCCCCTAGCTGATATTTCTGAGCGTCAGGGAATTTCCCTCTCTTATCTTGAACAGCTTTTCGCTCGCTTACGTAAAAACGAGCTCGTGTCGAGTGTTCGTGGTCCAGGTGGTGGTTACCTACTTGGCCGAGATGCCGATCAAATTTTTGTTGCTCAAGTCATTGCTGCGGTTGATGAATCTGTTGATGCGACGCGTTGCCAAGGTAACAAAGAAGGTTGCCAAAATGGTGATCGTTGCCTGACTCATGCGCTATGGCGCGATTTAAGTGACAGAATTACGAGCTTCCTTAGTAGCATTAGCCTTGATGAGCTGGTTAAGAATCAGGAAGTGATGGATGTTGCCGATAGACAAGATAATGAAAAACGTCGTGCAACATTAGGTGGACTTTCACCTGAAACAATTATTAATGTCCGTGCTTAA
- a CDS encoding IscS subfamily cysteine desulfurase: MKLPIYLDYSATTPVDPRVAEKMMQCLTMDGIFGNPASRSHRFGWQAEEAVDIARNQIAELVNADPREIVFTSGATESDNLAIKGAANFYQKKGKHIVTCKTEHKAVLDTCRQLEREGFEVTYLAPQKNGLIDLKELEAALRDDTILVSIMHVNNEIGVVQDIAAIGEMCRSRNIIFHVDATQSVGKLPIDLSALKVDLMSFSAHKLYGPMGIGALYVRRKPRVRLEAQQHGGGHERGMRSGTLPVHQIVGMGEAYRIAKEEMAEESARLRELRLRLWNGIKDIEEVHLNGDLENGAPHILNVSFNYVEGESLMMSLKDLAVSSGSACTSASLEPSYVLRALGMNDELAHSSIRFSLGRFTTEEEIDYAIKQIHGAIGHLRELSPLWEMFKDGVDLNSIEWSHH; the protein is encoded by the coding sequence ATGAAATTACCGATTTATCTTGATTATTCAGCAACAACACCGGTAGATCCCCGTGTTGCTGAAAAAATGATGCAATGTCTAACAATGGACGGCATTTTTGGTAACCCCGCTTCGCGTTCCCACCGTTTCGGTTGGCAAGCAGAAGAGGCCGTTGATATTGCACGTAATCAAATCGCTGAATTGGTGAATGCCGATCCACGCGAAATTGTCTTTACTTCTGGCGCAACAGAATCTGATAATTTGGCGATCAAAGGTGCTGCTAATTTCTATCAAAAGAAAGGCAAGCACATTGTTACTTGTAAAACGGAGCATAAAGCCGTTTTAGATACTTGCCGCCAATTAGAACGCGAAGGTTTTGAGGTGACATACCTCGCTCCGCAAAAAAATGGTTTGATTGATCTGAAAGAGCTAGAAGCTGCTTTACGTGACGACACCATTCTTGTTTCTATTATGCATGTGAATAATGAAATCGGTGTTGTACAAGATATCGCGGCTATTGGTGAAATGTGCCGTAGTCGCAACATTATTTTCCATGTCGATGCAACTCAAAGTGTCGGAAAACTGCCTATCGACTTATCAGCTCTGAAAGTTGATTTGATGTCATTCTCTGCACATAAACTGTACGGCCCTATGGGGATCGGTGCTCTTTATGTACGTCGTAAACCACGTGTTCGCCTTGAAGCTCAACAGCATGGTGGTGGTCATGAGCGCGGTATGCGTTCAGGTACATTGCCTGTTCACCAAATCGTCGGTATGGGTGAAGCTTATCGCATCGCGAAAGAAGAAATGGCCGAGGAATCTGCACGGTTACGTGAATTACGTTTACGCTTGTGGAATGGGATTAAAGATATTGAAGAAGTGCACCTTAATGGTGACTTAGAGAACGGCGCGCCACATATTCTGAATGTCAGCTTCAACTATGTTGAAGGTGAATCGCTGATGATGTCTCTCAAAGATTTGGCTGTATCTTCAGGTTCTGCATGTACCTCTGCAAGCCTTGAACCTTCTTATGTTTTACGTGCACTGGGAATGAATGATGAACTTGCACATAGTTCAATTCGTTTTTCTTTAGGGCGCTTTACAACAGAAGAAGAAATTGACTATGCAATCAAACAGATTCATGGCGCAATTGGCCACTTACGTGAACTGTCTCCTTTATGGGAAATGTTCAAAGACGGCGTAGATCTTAACAGCATCGAATGGTCTCACCATTAA
- the iscU gene encoding Fe-S cluster assembly scaffold IscU, with protein MAYSEKVIDHYENPRNVGSFDNSDPSVGSGMVGAPACGDVMKLQIKVNDDGIIEDARFKTYGCGSAIASSSLVTEWMKGKSLDEAEAIKNTAIAEELELPPVKIHCSILAEDAIKAAIADYKSKRQGK; from the coding sequence ATGGCATATAGCGAAAAAGTAATCGATCATTATGAAAATCCACGTAATGTGGGTTCATTTGATAATAGCGATCCAAGTGTGGGTAGCGGTATGGTTGGTGCGCCTGCTTGTGGTGACGTGATGAAACTGCAAATTAAAGTCAATGATGATGGCATCATTGAAGATGCACGTTTCAAAACCTACGGTTGTGGTTCAGCCATCGCTTCAAGCTCACTCGTGACTGAGTGGATGAAGGGCAAAAGCCTAGACGAAGCAGAAGCGATTAAAAATACCGCTATCGCGGAAGAGTTAGAATTGCCACCAGTGAAAATTCACTGCTCAATTCTAGCGGAAGATGCAATTAAAGCAGCCATTGCGGATTATAAAAGCAAACGCCAAGGCAAATAA
- the iscA gene encoding iron-sulfur cluster assembly protein IscA: protein MSISLTESAAQRIQAFLASRGKGEGLRLGVRTSGCSGMAYILEFADIINEEDTVFEDKGVKVIVDGKSIVYLDGTELDFVKEGLNEGFKFNNPNVSSECGCGESFHV, encoded by the coding sequence ATGTCTATTTCTCTAACAGAAAGTGCTGCGCAACGTATTCAAGCTTTTCTTGCAAGCCGTGGTAAAGGCGAAGGTTTACGCCTTGGTGTGAGAACATCCGGTTGTTCAGGAATGGCTTATATTCTCGAATTTGCAGATATTATCAATGAAGAAGACACTGTGTTCGAAGATAAGGGTGTCAAAGTGATCGTTGATGGCAAAAGTATCGTCTATTTAGATGGCACTGAGCTGGATTTTGTCAAAGAAGGTTTAAACGAAGGCTTTAAATTTAATAACCCTAATGTCAGCAGTGAATGCGGCTGTGGGGAAAGCTTTCACGTATAA
- the hscB gene encoding co-chaperone HscB, producing the protein MDYFTLFGLTPSYAIDNEQLAQCFQSLQRQYHPDRFATCTEQEKMQALQQAATINAAYQALRHPLKRAEYLLLLQGIDINNEQHTMHDTAFLMEQLELREELDNIERHSEANDLLTEFMAKVKQMQKTRSLVMVEQLDREQWEQAADTVRKLRFLDKLQQQAEQLEERLLDDF; encoded by the coding sequence ATGGATTATTTTACTCTTTTTGGGTTAACACCCAGCTATGCGATAGACAATGAACAACTAGCTCAATGTTTTCAATCGCTACAGCGTCAATATCATCCAGATCGCTTTGCAACCTGTACTGAACAGGAAAAAATGCAAGCGCTTCAGCAGGCTGCAACCATAAATGCGGCTTACCAAGCCCTTCGTCATCCACTAAAACGTGCAGAATATCTGTTGTTATTACAAGGTATTGATATTAATAACGAACAACATACTATGCATGATACTGCATTTTTAATGGAACAACTTGAGCTACGCGAAGAACTAGACAATATCGAGCGCCACAGTGAGGCGAACGATTTACTCACTGAGTTTATGGCTAAAGTAAAACAGATGCAAAAAACGCGCTCTCTTGTGATGGTTGAACAACTTGATCGTGAGCAGTGGGAACAGGCGGCTGACACAGTACGAAAATTACGTTTTCTCGATAAACTGCAACAACAGGCAGAACAGCTCGAAGAACGTTTACTGGATGATTTTTAA
- the hscA gene encoding Fe-S protein assembly chaperone HscA codes for MALLQISEPGMTAAPHQRKLAAGIDLGTTHSLIATVRSGEAAALPDHEGRYLLPSVVNYQADNKQVGWAAKQLAERDPVNTIISVKRMVGRSLADIQQRYPELPYNFTASENGLPFIQTAAGQVDPIQVSADILKTLAKRAEATLGGEMDGVVITVPAYFDDAQRQGTKDAARLAGLHVLRLLNEPTAAAIAYGLDSGQEGVIAVYDLGGGTFDVSILRLSRGVFEVLATGGDTALGGDDFDHVLAQWIAEQAGLVTQGNHHLTRQLLNVATDAKIALSEANTASINLPQWQGEIQRDVFEQLIQNHVKRTLMACRRALKDAQVEPEDVLNVVMVGGSTRVPLVRNKVGEFFGKQPLTSIDPDKVVAIGAAIQADILVGNKPDSDMLLLDVIPLSLGLETMGGLVEKIIPRNTTIPVARAQEFTTFKDGQTAMSVHVVQGEREMVADCRSLARFTLRDIPPMPAGGAHIRVTFQVDADGLLSVSAMEKSTGVAASIQVKPSYGLTDTEISSMIKDSMTNAQDDLSARRLAEQKVEAARVLESLTSALAQDANLLTPEEESAIDNAVNVLIEAVEGTDPTAIENAIKQLDKQSQEFAARRMDASIRQALSGQSVDEI; via the coding sequence ATGGCTTTACTGCAAATCAGCGAACCGGGTATGACGGCTGCACCTCACCAACGTAAGTTAGCAGCGGGTATTGATCTCGGCACAACTCACTCTTTGATAGCGACTGTGCGTAGCGGTGAGGCGGCGGCTTTGCCTGATCACGAAGGACGCTATTTATTACCTTCTGTTGTTAATTATCAGGCTGATAATAAACAGGTCGGCTGGGCAGCGAAACAATTAGCTGAACGCGATCCTGTAAATACCATCATCTCCGTCAAACGGATGGTGGGGCGTTCATTGGCCGATATTCAACAGCGTTATCCTGAGCTACCTTATAATTTTACGGCAAGTGAAAATGGTTTACCGTTTATTCAAACCGCTGCGGGGCAAGTTGATCCGATTCAAGTCTCTGCTGACATTTTAAAAACGCTAGCGAAGAGGGCAGAAGCAACGTTGGGGGGGGAAATGGACGGTGTGGTGATCACTGTTCCTGCTTACTTTGATGATGCTCAGCGCCAAGGTACAAAGGATGCAGCCCGTCTTGCGGGATTGCATGTCCTGCGTTTGTTAAATGAGCCTACGGCTGCCGCTATTGCTTATGGTCTTGATTCAGGACAAGAAGGGGTTATTGCCGTTTATGATTTAGGCGGAGGAACATTTGACGTTTCTATCTTACGCCTGAGTCGTGGTGTTTTTGAAGTGTTAGCGACAGGTGGCGACACAGCCTTGGGTGGTGATGATTTTGACCATGTGTTAGCACAGTGGATTGCAGAGCAAGCAGGCTTAGTCACTCAAGGTAACCACCATTTAACCCGTCAGTTATTAAATGTCGCTACAGACGCTAAAATTGCCCTCAGTGAGGCAAATACAGCATCAATTAACTTGCCACAATGGCAAGGTGAAATTCAACGTGATGTCTTTGAGCAACTGATCCAAAACCACGTAAAACGTACACTGATGGCGTGTCGTCGTGCCTTGAAAGATGCACAAGTAGAGCCAGAAGATGTACTTAATGTGGTGATGGTTGGTGGTTCGACGCGTGTGCCTCTCGTCAGAAATAAAGTGGGCGAGTTCTTTGGCAAACAGCCCCTTACCTCGATTGATCCAGATAAAGTGGTTGCAATAGGAGCGGCTATTCAAGCGGATATTTTGGTCGGAAACAAACCGGATAGCGACATGCTATTATTGGATGTGATCCCTCTATCTCTAGGCCTTGAAACAATGGGCGGACTGGTAGAAAAAATTATTCCCCGTAATACCACGATACCTGTAGCACGAGCTCAAGAATTTACCACGTTTAAAGACGGGCAAACGGCGATGTCGGTTCATGTCGTTCAAGGTGAGCGTGAGATGGTTGCTGATTGTCGTTCATTAGCCCGCTTTACATTACGTGATATTCCTCCGATGCCAGCGGGGGGCGCACATATTCGTGTCACCTTCCAAGTTGACGCGGATGGTTTATTAAGCGTGAGTGCCATGGAAAAATCGACAGGCGTTGCAGCTTCGATTCAAGTCAAACCATCATATGGTCTCACGGATACTGAAATTTCAAGCATGATTAAAGATTCAATGACTAACGCGCAAGATGATCTTAGTGCGCGCCGCTTAGCGGAGCAAAAAGTTGAAGCTGCAAGAGTCCTTGAAAGTTTGACAAGTGCATTAGCACAAGATGCCAATCTATTGACTCCAGAAGAAGAGTCAGCGATTGATAATGCAGTCAATGTTTTAATTGAAGCGGTAGAAGGTACAGACCCTACCGCTATTGAGAATGCCATTAAACAACTGGATAAGCAATCACAGGAGTTTGCTGCGCGTCGAATGGATGCTTCTATTCGTCAAGCGTTATCAGGCCAATCTGTGGATGAGATATAA
- the fdx gene encoding ISC system 2Fe-2S type ferredoxin encodes MPKIVFLPHTELCPEGAVVDAQQGESILNVALRSGIELEHACEKSCACTTCHCIVREGFDSLEESSELEDDMLDKAWGLEPESRLSCQALVADEDLVVEIPKYTINHAREH; translated from the coding sequence ATGCCTAAAATAGTTTTTTTACCTCATACAGAGTTATGTCCGGAAGGTGCGGTTGTTGATGCACAACAGGGCGAGTCGATTTTAAATGTTGCATTGCGTTCAGGTATTGAACTTGAGCATGCATGCGAGAAATCATGTGCTTGTACTACATGTCATTGTATTGTTCGTGAAGGATTTGATTCCCTAGAAGAAAGCAGTGAATTAGAAGATGACATGCTTGACAAAGCGTGGGGATTAGAGCCAGAAAGTCGCTTAAGCTGTCAAGCACTCGTTGCTGACGAAGATTTGGTTGTTGAGATCCCAAAATATACAATTAATCACGCTCGTGAACATTGA
- the iscX gene encoding Fe-S cluster assembly protein IscX → MSLKWSNSREIGEALYDAYPDLDPKTVRFTDMHQWICELEDFDDDPQKSNEKILEAILLVWLDEFE, encoded by the coding sequence ATGAGCCTTAAATGGTCTAATAGCCGAGAAATCGGCGAAGCATTGTATGATGCGTATCCGGATTTGGATCCAAAAACAGTACGTTTCACAGATATGCACCAATGGATTTGTGAATTAGAAGATTTTGATGATGACCCACAAAAATCTAATGAAAAAATCTTAGAAGCCATTTTGTTAGTTTGGCTAGATGAGTTTGAATAA
- the pepB gene encoding aminopeptidase PepB: MTKQIMPVMISFEAAAPCWGEGALISSGDKGITIHLKHPGKLCAVQSAGRKLDSQGIRNVSLTGEGWDLEKSWAFWQGFRAPKGARTIEWPILPEAERQELESRIRTIDWVRDVINAPAEELGPEQLAQRAIDLLCHIGAEEISYRIIKGEDLLEQGYAGIHTVGRGSNRSPALLALDYNPTGNANAPVFACLVGKGITFDSGGYSIKPSASMNSMKADMGGAATLVGSLALAINRGLKKRVKLFLCLADNMVSSNAFKLGDIIRYRNGKSVEVMNTDAEGRLVLADGLIDACKEKPSLIIDAATLTGAAKTAVGNDYHSVLSFDDKLVADLMDSSDAEHELFWRLPLAEFHRQQLPSSFADLNNIAAPSNTAGASTAAAFLSHFVENYRQNWLHIDCSATYRKSPVSLWAEGATGIGVRTIANLLMKKAG, from the coding sequence ATGACAAAACAGATTATGCCAGTAATGATTTCATTTGAAGCCGCAGCTCCTTGTTGGGGTGAAGGTGCACTGATCAGTTCTGGTGATAAAGGAATCACTATTCATTTAAAACATCCAGGCAAGCTTTGTGCAGTACAAAGCGCAGGACGTAAATTGGATAGCCAAGGTATTCGTAATGTTTCTTTGACAGGTGAAGGTTGGGATCTGGAAAAAAGTTGGGCATTTTGGCAAGGTTTCCGTGCACCAAAAGGGGCGAGAACAATTGAATGGCCAATTTTGCCAGAAGCTGAACGCCAAGAGTTAGAAAGTCGTATCCGTACGATTGATTGGGTGCGTGATGTGATTAACGCGCCAGCTGAAGAGCTAGGTCCTGAGCAATTAGCGCAACGTGCTATTGATTTACTATGCCACATCGGAGCTGAAGAAATCAGCTATCGCATTATTAAAGGCGAAGACCTACTTGAGCAAGGTTATGCAGGTATCCATACTGTCGGTCGTGGCTCAAACCGCTCTCCGGCCTTATTAGCACTGGATTACAACCCAACTGGTAATGCGAATGCACCTGTTTTTGCTTGTCTTGTTGGTAAAGGCATTACCTTTGATTCAGGTGGTTACAGTATTAAACCTTCTGCATCAATGAATTCAATGAAGGCAGATATGGGCGGTGCTGCAACATTGGTTGGTTCATTGGCACTGGCGATTAATCGTGGTTTGAAAAAACGCGTCAAGTTATTCCTCTGTTTGGCGGATAACATGGTCAGTAGTAACGCGTTTAAATTAGGTGATATCATTCGTTACCGTAATGGTAAGTCAGTGGAAGTGATGAATACAGATGCCGAAGGCCGTCTGGTTTTAGCTGATGGTTTGATTGATGCATGTAAAGAAAAACCCTCTTTAATTATTGATGCTGCCACGTTAACCGGCGCAGCAAAAACAGCGGTGGGTAACGACTATCATTCCGTACTCAGCTTTGACGATAAATTAGTGGCTGACTTAATGGATTCTTCCGATGCAGAACATGAGTTGTTCTGGCGTCTGCCATTAGCCGAATTCCACCGTCAGCAGCTGCCATCAAGCTTTGCTGATTTGAATAATATCGCAGCACCATCTAATACGGCGGGGGCGAGTACCGCAGCGGCATTTTTATCTCATTTTGTTGAAAACTACCGCCAAAATTGGCTACATATCGATTGTTCAGCCACTTATCGCAAATCTCCGGTTAGTCTGTGGGCTGAAGGTGCCACGGGAATTGGAGTGAGAACAATTGCGAACTTGCTGATGAAAAAAGCAGGCTAA
- a CDS encoding enhanced serine sensitivity protein SseB C-terminal domain-containing protein → MSQQYESNKPLSADNDIEFTELIIPEGASLKLSVLETEPEALTEALIECFKQHKVVRRAFLVSAQADDDTDEAILMVALEFVPGTENIDEIIHQAGTLACEYLNDNESIDFCLVNEAEKGISHFITEHVQPFYQRKLGSWLRDTIPIKNTK, encoded by the coding sequence ATGTCGCAGCAATATGAATCGAATAAACCTTTAAGCGCCGATAATGATATTGAATTTACTGAGTTAATTATCCCTGAAGGGGCCTCATTAAAACTCAGTGTGCTTGAAACAGAACCAGAAGCATTGACGGAAGCTTTAATCGAATGCTTTAAGCAACACAAAGTAGTCCGTCGTGCCTTTTTAGTTTCTGCCCAAGCTGATGATGATACTGACGAAGCCATACTTATGGTGGCATTGGAGTTTGTACCCGGAACTGAAAATATCGATGAGATTATTCATCAAGCGGGGACTTTAGCTTGTGAGTATTTAAATGATAATGAGTCTATTGATTTTTGTTTAGTTAACGAAGCTGAAAAAGGGATTAGCCATTTTATCACTGAACATGTTCAACCTTTCTACCAGCGTAAGTTAGGTAGTTGGCTACGCGATACTATCCCGATTAAAAATACCAAGTAA
- a CDS encoding Rpn family recombination-promoting nuclease/putative transposase has translation MKKVQRHSAHDAAFKGFMAQIENAKDFFHFHLPAHIHALCDFETLALTNSSFIDKQLRSRLSDVLYSVQTAEGDGYIYLLVEHQSSPDKLMAWRLMHYAFLAMNQHLQQGHKHLPLVVPVLFYHGDCSPYPYSQRWTDCFPLADVAKDLYTRSFPLVDVTVIDDNELVNYRKVAIMELAMKHKHLRDESEHVISLLAQALNNHYNTDSDVITILNYLFFTMDAANVEKIVQQLSEKTEKHQEVIMSIAQRLQEKGAKVGWAKGHQKGLEEGLEKGKHEANLATARTLLKNGISLELIMESTGLSREELISLQ, from the coding sequence ATGAAAAAAGTACAACGACACTCCGCTCATGATGCGGCATTTAAAGGTTTTATGGCGCAAATAGAGAATGCTAAAGATTTTTTCCATTTTCATTTACCTGCTCACATCCATGCGCTCTGTGATTTTGAAACACTCGCGTTAACCAATTCTTCTTTCATCGATAAACAGCTGCGTTCACGGTTATCTGACGTATTATATTCGGTCCAAACCGCAGAGGGTGATGGGTATATTTATTTACTTGTTGAGCATCAATCGTCACCTGATAAATTGATGGCTTGGCGGTTAATGCATTATGCATTTTTAGCCATGAATCAACATTTACAACAAGGTCATAAACACTTACCGCTCGTGGTGCCTGTTTTATTCTACCACGGAGATTGCTCGCCTTATCCATATTCACAACGATGGACAGATTGTTTTCCATTAGCGGATGTGGCGAAGGATTTATATACCCGCTCTTTTCCCTTGGTTGATGTCACAGTCATTGATGATAATGAACTTGTTAATTACCGTAAGGTTGCCATCATGGAATTAGCCATGAAACATAAACATTTACGAGATGAAAGTGAACACGTGATCTCCTTATTGGCTCAGGCGCTCAATAATCACTATAATACTGATAGCGATGTTATTACTATTCTCAATTATTTATTTTTTACGATGGATGCAGCAAATGTTGAGAAAATAGTCCAACAATTGAGTGAAAAAACTGAAAAGCATCAAGAGGTTATTATGAGTATCGCACAACGTTTGCAAGAGAAAGGTGCCAAAGTGGGCTGGGCAAAAGGGCACCAGAAAGGATTGGAAGAGGGCCTTGAAAAAGGAAAGCATGAGGCAAACCTAGCGACAGCAAGAACGCTTTTAAAAAACGGTATTAGTCTTGAGTTAATTATGGAAAGCACCGGGCTAAGCCGAGAAGAACTTATTTCTCTTCAATAA